A DNA window from Acidimicrobiales bacterium contains the following coding sequences:
- a CDS encoding TetR/AcrR family transcriptional regulator, translated as MSRAIQAESNSKPRGASNDRRWQEVLDAAAALFEEKGYQATTLQDVASAVKILAPSLYYYINTKEDLLFSVMRRAHEFGLTFLEEPADLAEADAETRLEAFIRRWMGGTYPALRVVERDIRFLSGDRQREVLGWRDQMDHFVAGIVRQGVNEGVFDKTVDPGVASTTLFVVLNATRTWFRETGRISYTELTDWYVRLFLAGLRTGILVDR; from the coding sequence ATGAGTCGTGCTATCCAGGCCGAATCCAACTCGAAACCCCGCGGCGCGTCGAACGACCGTCGGTGGCAGGAGGTGCTCGACGCAGCCGCGGCTCTGTTCGAGGAGAAGGGGTACCAAGCGACGACGCTGCAAGACGTCGCGTCTGCGGTGAAGATCCTCGCGCCCAGCCTCTACTACTACATCAACACGAAAGAGGACCTTCTCTTCTCGGTGATGCGACGTGCTCACGAGTTCGGCTTGACGTTCCTCGAGGAGCCTGCCGACCTGGCCGAAGCGGACGCCGAGACGCGCCTGGAGGCGTTCATCCGGCGCTGGATGGGCGGCACCTACCCGGCGCTCCGCGTCGTCGAGCGCGACATCCGTTTCCTCAGCGGCGACCGTCAACGCGAGGTGCTCGGATGGCGGGACCAGATGGACCACTTCGTCGCAGGGATCGTCCGCCAGGGCGTGAACGAGGGTGTGTTCGACAAGACGGTCGACCCGGGGGTCGCCTCCACCACCCTGTTCGTGGTTCTGAACGCCACCCGGACCTGGTTCAGAGAGACCGGCCGGATCTCGTACACCGAGTTGACCGACTGGTACGTGCGGCTGTTCCTGGCCGGGCTGCGCACCGGGATCCTGGTCGATCGATAG
- a CDS encoding acyl-CoA dehydrogenase family protein: protein MDFELSEEQEQLRDSVRSVLERECPPAVVRAAYEGRLDGEHDRLWRVICELDWPAIAVPESMGGLGMGFAELALIAEEMGRAVVPAPFMSTVAQFVPMVLETSLPEQQKILLGTVLDQGAIGTVAIAEKGSGWDMSRMSTEARRTRDGWVLNGTKSFVFDGADATTILVVARASDDEGIGAFAVPSDAVTSTAVKLLDPSQPLADVELRNVLVPDDAVLVEPGDQKGAAGIRRALEQATAAVAMSMTGTCRVIFDSTLQYAKDREQFGKPIGSFQAIKHRLVNMLIALERASSLAYFAALTIAEDDPRRSIAVSMAKAAAGDCQRLIVQDGLQFHGGIGYMWEQDLHFYLKRAKSGDLLFGSAAAHKANVARALGLAA, encoded by the coding sequence ATGGATTTCGAGCTGAGCGAAGAGCAAGAACAGCTACGTGACTCGGTTCGGTCGGTGCTCGAACGGGAGTGCCCGCCGGCCGTGGTTCGAGCCGCGTACGAAGGGCGACTAGACGGAGAGCACGATCGGTTGTGGCGGGTCATATGCGAGCTCGACTGGCCGGCTATCGCGGTGCCCGAGTCGATGGGGGGCCTCGGGATGGGTTTCGCCGAGTTGGCGCTCATCGCAGAGGAGATGGGACGCGCGGTCGTGCCCGCACCTTTCATGTCCACGGTCGCGCAGTTCGTTCCCATGGTCCTCGAGACCTCCTTGCCCGAACAACAGAAAATTCTGCTGGGAACGGTTCTCGACCAAGGCGCGATAGGAACGGTCGCCATTGCCGAGAAGGGCAGCGGCTGGGACATGTCGCGAATGAGCACGGAGGCCAGACGCACGCGGGACGGTTGGGTCCTGAACGGAACAAAGTCGTTCGTTTTCGACGGAGCCGATGCGACGACGATTCTCGTCGTCGCACGAGCAAGCGACGATGAAGGGATTGGGGCGTTCGCCGTCCCATCCGACGCGGTGACCAGTACTGCAGTGAAGCTGCTCGACCCGAGCCAGCCACTCGCCGACGTCGAGCTCCGCAACGTGCTCGTTCCTGATGACGCGGTGCTGGTCGAGCCCGGCGATCAGAAGGGAGCCGCCGGGATCAGGAGGGCGCTCGAGCAGGCGACAGCCGCGGTGGCGATGAGCATGACCGGCACCTGCCGGGTCATCTTCGACAGCACCCTGCAATACGCAAAGGACCGCGAGCAGTTCGGAAAGCCGATCGGATCCTTTCAGGCGATCAAGCACCGCCTGGTCAACATGCTGATTGCGTTGGAGCGAGCGAGTTCCCTCGCTTATTTCGCCGCTTTGACAATCGCGGAGGATGACCCGCGACGTTCCATAGCCGTGTCAATGGCAAAAGCTGCGGCGGGTGACTGTCAGAGGCTGATCGTTCAGGATGGTCTGCAGTTCCACGGGGGTATCGGTTACATGTGGGAACAGGATCTCCACTTCTACCTGAAGCGGGCGAAGTCCGGGGACCTGCTGTTCGGATCGGCTGCCGCCCACAAGGCGAACGTCGCTCGTGCTCTGGGTTTGGCCGCCTGA
- a CDS encoding acyl-CoA dehydrogenase family protein: protein MRLTFDDSVERFRAEFVAWLADNRPSEEEIRADPALSSGHLPVWAKRWTRRMFDDGWLVPGWPPERGGRNASPTEQLVYLEEMERARVPRTTNPQGLGIVAPSLLDYGSQEQIENYALPILRGEKSACLGMSEPGAGSDLASLSTRAVLDGDRFVINGQKVWTSGARHSDFCFLFCRTDPEAPKHKGISVILVDMETPGMTVRPLPEIVAPEYPDLNEVFLTDVVVPKQNLVGTLNDGWAMANGSLAHERGMVWVSSSIVLDDDISRLVRDAPSWLGRVSEAERHALAERIADAYIDTAAARCMGYRGFGKLLRGGSAPEQALMKAFASEARRNLAMVAAEVQGPEVLEASPPAVHATTLVPDENTSWIEQYFRTFALTISAGASEIQRNIIAERVLGLPRS, encoded by the coding sequence ATGCGTTTGACCTTCGACGATTCGGTTGAGCGCTTCCGCGCCGAATTCGTGGCCTGGCTGGCGGACAACCGGCCCTCGGAGGAAGAAATCCGCGCCGACCCGGCTCTTTCGTCGGGCCATCTCCCGGTCTGGGCAAAACGGTGGACGCGGCGGATGTTCGACGACGGATGGCTGGTTCCCGGCTGGCCGCCCGAGCGAGGCGGACGTAATGCCAGCCCGACCGAGCAACTCGTGTACCTCGAGGAGATGGAGCGCGCCCGCGTCCCGCGGACCACGAACCCGCAGGGCCTCGGGATCGTCGCCCCCTCGCTCCTCGACTACGGCTCGCAGGAGCAGATCGAGAACTACGCGCTTCCCATCTTGCGGGGAGAGAAGAGCGCGTGTCTCGGCATGAGCGAGCCGGGCGCGGGCAGCGACCTTGCCTCGCTCAGCACGCGAGCGGTGCTCGACGGGGATCGGTTCGTCATAAACGGCCAAAAGGTGTGGACGTCGGGGGCCCGCCATTCGGACTTCTGTTTTCTGTTCTGCCGGACCGATCCTGAAGCTCCGAAGCACAAGGGGATCAGCGTGATCCTCGTCGATATGGAGACCCCGGGGATGACTGTCCGCCCGCTTCCGGAGATCGTCGCTCCGGAGTACCCGGATCTCAACGAGGTCTTCCTCACCGACGTCGTCGTGCCGAAGCAGAACCTGGTCGGCACCCTCAACGACGGGTGGGCGATGGCAAACGGCTCTCTCGCCCACGAGAGAGGGATGGTGTGGGTCTCCAGTTCGATCGTCCTCGACGACGACATAAGTCGCCTGGTGAGAGACGCGCCCTCGTGGCTCGGGCGGGTCTCGGAGGCGGAGCGCCATGCCCTGGCCGAACGGATCGCGGACGCCTACATCGACACCGCGGCAGCTCGCTGCATGGGGTACCGGGGATTCGGAAAGCTTCTTCGCGGAGGGAGCGCGCCGGAGCAGGCGCTGATGAAGGCCTTCGCCAGCGAGGCCCGCCGAAACCTGGCCATGGTCGCAGCCGAGGTGCAAGGACCGGAGGTGCTCGAGGCGAGTCCTCCTGCGGTCCACGCGACCACCCTCGTGCCGGACGAGAACACGTCCTGGATCGAGCAGTACTTCCGCACGTTCGCCCTTACCATCTCCGCGGGAGCGTCGGAGATACAACGCAACATCATCGCCGAGAGGGTGCTCGGGCTGCCCCGCTCGTAG